The genomic DNA NNNNNNNNNNNNNNNNNNNNNNNNNNNNNNNNNNNNNNNNNNNNNNNNNNNNNNNNNNNNNNNNNNNNNNNNNNNNNNNNNNNNNNNNNNNNNNNNNNNNNNNNNNNNNNNNNNNNNNNNNNNNNNNNNNNNNNNNNNNNNNNNNNNNNNNNNNNNNNNNNNNNNNNNNNNNNNNNNNNNNNNNNNNNNNNNNNNNNNNNNNNNNNNNNNNNNNNNNNNNNNNNNNNNNNNNNNNNNNNNNNNNNNNNNNNNNNNNNNNNNNNNNNNNNNNNNNNNNNNNNNNNNNNNNNNNNNNNNNNNNNNNNNNNNNNNNNNNNNNNNNNNNNNNNNNNNNNNNNNNNNNNNNNNNNNNNNNNNNNNNNNNNNNNNNNNNNNNNNNNNNNNNNNNNNNNNNNNNNNNNNNNNNNNNNNNNNNNNNNNNNNNNNNNNNNNNNNNNNNNNNNNNNNNNNNNNNNNNNNNNNNNNNNNNNNNNNNNNNNNNNNNNNNNCATCTCTCCCAGTCCCTCCCCCAGTAACTTGGATGCCGTTTATTCTGCTGTCTCTCGGTGCGCTCAGACCCTTTCCTATCACACCCTGCGACCCCAATCCCGCACCCAGCACCCCCAATCCATCCCGCTGCCACCCTCGTCCCTCTCCCAGTGCttccagtccctcccagtacCTGCAGCCGCgcgtgctgctccagcagccgGTCGTACTCCCGCGTCAGCCCCTCTGCCTGCCGCCGCATGGCCTGCACTTCATTCTCCGCCTTCTCCAGAGCTGCGGGGCGGGGGGGGGGAGGTCACCCCATAAAACCCCCCTGGCTCTCACCACCCCCACCCCCTTGTTTTTCTTGCCCTTACTGCGCTTGCTGGCTGCCAGCTCCTCCTTCAGTTTCTCCACTTTCGCCTTCAGGTTCTCATTCTCAGCCCTGCTGGGGGGGGTCGAGTCGTCTCCTGCCTCTTGCAGTTGCTGAGGGATGGAGAGAATCAGAATCCCAATAACTGCCTTAAAACCCACCCCCCCCCCTCGCCGCGGGACACCCCACACAAAGCCaacaccccccccccccccccaagtCCCATTTTACCTTGCGCAACGCCTCGTTGTCCTCCATGTAACGCCGTGCTGCCTGGCTCGCCCCCTCCGCCTGCTTGCGGAATGCTTGGCTGGAGGCCCCCAGCAACGCTTGCTGCGAGATCAGGGTGACCAAACGCCTCAGCAGGCTGCAAAACGGGGATGTCAGCAAGGCCGTGCCCCCCCCCTCCCTGATCCCCCCCCCTTGGGACCCCATTCCTTCCCCCCTACTCACAAGGAGAGCAGCAGCGCAAAGCCGGCCAGGTAGAGGTTGCGTTGGGCACGGAAGAGCCGCATGTGGAAGTGCTCCAAAGCCCCCGGGGTGGTGGGGAGGGCTGCCCTCTCAGAGGCGTTGTATTTACGGGTCTCCCTATAGGCATCTGGAGGATGGGGGATTATGGGATGTTAGGGTTTATAGAGGGGTTACGGGGGAACCCTACAAACAGCGGGTTGGGGTCTTGGGtaggggagggaggggggggttctggtggagctgtggggaTTCCCGTGGT from Meleagris gallopavo isolate NT-WF06-2002-E0010 breed Aviagen turkey brand Nicholas breeding stock unplaced genomic scaffold, Turkey_5.1 ChrUn_random_7180001878028, whole genome shotgun sequence includes the following:
- the LOC104916241 gene encoding B-cell receptor-associated protein 31-like; protein product: MRLFRAQRNLYLAGFALLLSFLLRRLVTLISQQALLGASSQAFRKQAEGASQAARRYMEDNEALRKQLQEAGDDSTPPSRAENENLKAKVEKLKEELAASKRTLEKAENEVQAMRRQAEGLTREYDRLLEQHARLQVLGGTGSTGRGTRVAAGWIGGAGCGIGVAGCDRKGSERTERQQNKRHPSYWGRDWE